A window from Pseudomonas alloputida encodes these proteins:
- a CDS encoding copper resistance system multicopper oxidase — protein sequence MRNPSRRTFVKGLGAASTLAGLGLWRPLVQAAEGRDLAGQHFELFIGQTPVNITGRPRTALTVNNSLPGPLLRWREGDTVTLRVRNRLAQDTSIHWHGIILPANMDGVPGLSFAGIEPGGDYLYQFTLRQSGTYWYHSHSGLQEQAGVYGAIVIEPREPETHRYQRDHVLLFSDWSDQAPEHLMATLKTQSDAYNFHKRTVGDFIDDVAENGWSATVAERTAWARMRMSPTDLADISAATYTYLLNGQPPQGNFTCLFQPGETVRLRLINASAMTYFDFRIPGLKLTVIAADGLPVTPVSVDELRIAVAETYDVLVTVGDQPAYTLFAQSMDRTGFARGTLARAAGLQAPVPAPDPRPVLSMEDMGHGGMDAMAGMDHRNPQGMNHGSMAGMDHAAMSAMQQHPISETDNPLVDMQTMAPRPNLADPGIGLRDNGRRVLTYADLRSPYPDPDGRPPSRDIELHLTGHMERFAWSFDGIKFSDAEPLRLTYGERVRITLVNDTMMTHPIHLHGMWSDLEDEHGQFLVRKHTVDIPPGSRRTYRVTADALGRWAYHCHLLYHMETGMLREVRVDE from the coding sequence TTGCGCAACCCCTCCCGCCGTACGTTTGTCAAAGGCCTGGGCGCCGCCAGCACGCTGGCGGGCCTGGGTCTGTGGCGCCCGCTGGTCCAGGCCGCTGAAGGCCGAGACCTGGCCGGCCAGCATTTCGAGCTGTTCATTGGCCAGACTCCGGTCAACATCACAGGCCGACCGCGTACCGCACTGACCGTCAACAACAGCCTGCCCGGCCCACTGCTGCGCTGGCGCGAAGGTGACACCGTGACGTTGCGCGTGCGCAACCGACTGGCGCAGGACACCTCGATCCACTGGCACGGCATCATCCTGCCGGCCAACATGGACGGCGTGCCTGGCCTGAGCTTCGCTGGCATCGAGCCCGGCGGCGACTACCTGTACCAGTTCACCCTGCGCCAGAGCGGCACCTACTGGTACCACAGCCATTCGGGGCTACAGGAGCAAGCCGGGGTATACGGGGCGATCGTGATCGAGCCACGCGAGCCCGAAACGCACCGCTACCAGCGCGACCATGTGCTGCTGTTCAGCGACTGGTCAGACCAGGCACCGGAACACCTGATGGCGACGCTGAAGACGCAGTCCGACGCGTACAACTTCCACAAGCGCACGGTTGGCGACTTCATCGATGACGTGGCCGAAAACGGCTGGAGCGCCACCGTCGCCGAACGCACGGCCTGGGCGCGCATGCGCATGAGCCCAACCGACCTCGCCGATATCAGCGCCGCCACCTACACCTACCTGCTCAACGGCCAACCACCACAAGGCAACTTCACCTGCCTGTTCCAGCCAGGCGAAACCGTGCGCCTGCGGCTGATCAATGCCTCAGCCATGACCTACTTCGACTTCCGCATCCCCGGGCTGAAGCTGACGGTGATCGCCGCCGACGGCTTGCCGGTAACCCCTGTGAGCGTGGATGAACTGCGCATTGCCGTGGCAGAGACCTACGACGTGCTGGTGACCGTGGGTGACCAACCCGCCTACACCCTGTTCGCCCAGAGCATGGACCGCACCGGCTTTGCCCGCGGTACCCTGGCCCGTGCGGCCGGGCTGCAGGCGCCGGTGCCTGCCCCCGACCCGCGCCCGGTGCTGAGCATGGAAGACATGGGCCACGGCGGCATGGATGCCATGGCGGGCATGGACCACAGAAATCCGCAGGGCATGAACCACGGCAGCATGGCCGGTATGGACCACGCCGCCATGTCGGCCATGCAGCAACACCCGATCAGTGAAACCGACAACCCGCTGGTGGACATGCAGACCATGGCACCGCGCCCCAACCTGGCCGATCCTGGCATAGGCCTGCGTGACAATGGTCGCCGCGTGCTGACCTACGCCGACCTGCGCAGCCCCTACCCCGACCCGGACGGTCGCCCGCCATCGCGTGACATCGAGCTGCACCTGACCGGCCATATGGAGCGCTTCGCCTGGTCGTTCGACGGCATCAAGTTCAGCGACGCCGAACCGCTGCGGCTGACCTACGGTGAGCGCGTGCGCATCACCCTGGTCAACGACACCATGATGACCCACCCCATCCACCTGCACGGCATGTGGAGCGACCTGGAAGACGAGCATGGCCAGTTCCTGGTGCGCAAGCACACCGTCGATATCCCGCCCGGCAGCCGACGCACCTACCGGGTGACCGCCGACGCGCTGGGCCGCTGGGCCTACCACTGCCACTTGCTCTACCACATGGAGACCGGCATGCTCCGCGAGGTACGCGTCGATGAATGA
- a CDS encoding copper resistance protein B — protein sequence MNDTRNRSFVAGVALLTLLASERAMAAGSEHTNHGQMGHQAMPINHESMGHDQPSPSQPRTPLPVITDADRRAAFPPLPGHQAHDRALNWAVIVDKLEYQNFESSSALNWNATAWVGGDIDRLWLRTEGEREQGKTHKAELQALWGHAVSPWWELVAGARQDFKPASGQTWAAFGIQGTPLYGLELQATAYAGERQQTALRLEAAYAMLLTNRWILEPTLEANLYGRNDAGREQGAGLADSEVGLRLRYEITRGFAPYVGLSFNRLHGSRANQAREDGEDLGQTRLVAGIRLRF from the coding sequence ATGAATGACACCCGCAACCGCAGCTTCGTGGCAGGCGTGGCGCTGCTGACCTTGCTCGCCAGTGAACGGGCGATGGCCGCTGGTTCCGAACACACGAACCACGGCCAGATGGGCCATCAGGCCATGCCCATTAACCATGAAAGCATGGGCCACGACCAGCCTTCCCCCAGCCAACCTCGCACGCCCCTGCCTGTCATCACCGACGCCGACCGCCGCGCCGCCTTCCCGCCATTGCCAGGGCACCAGGCGCATGACCGGGCGCTGAACTGGGCAGTGATCGTGGACAAGCTCGAATACCAGAACTTCGAGAGCAGCAGTGCCCTGAACTGGAACGCCACCGCTTGGGTCGGTGGTGATATCGACCGCTTGTGGCTGCGCACCGAAGGCGAACGCGAACAGGGCAAGACCCACAAGGCCGAGCTACAGGCGCTGTGGGGCCATGCCGTGAGCCCGTGGTGGGAACTGGTGGCCGGTGCACGCCAGGACTTCAAGCCTGCCAGTGGCCAAACCTGGGCCGCCTTCGGCATCCAGGGCACACCGCTGTACGGCCTGGAGCTGCAAGCCACCGCCTATGCAGGCGAGCGGCAACAGACGGCGCTGCGCCTGGAAGCCGCTTACGCTATGCTGCTGACCAACCGCTGGATACTGGAGCCGACCCTGGAGGCCAACCTCTACGGGCGCAACGACGCCGGGCGCGAACAAGGTGCGGGGCTGGCCGACAGCGAGGTGGGCCTGCGCCTGCGCTACGAAATCACGCGCGGCTTCGCCCCCTACGTCGGGCTCAGTTTCAACCGCCTGCACGGCTCGCGTGCCAACCAGGCCCGAGAAGACGGCGAAGATCTGGGCCAGACCCGCCTGGTCGCCGGTATCCGCCTGCGTTTTTAA
- a CDS encoding DUF411 domain-containing protein, with amino-acid sequence MLRKHLLTLSLLAVTGLAQAAETIDVYRDPNCGCCKAWISHLRDNGFTVNDHVEPNMSAVKQRLGVAPRLASCHTGVIGGKFVEGHVPAEQVRLLAKRNDLKGLAVPGMPMGSPGMEMGDHKDAYQVIGVTQDGQDTVVANY; translated from the coding sequence ATGCTGCGCAAACACCTGCTGACCCTGAGCCTGCTGGCCGTCACCGGCCTGGCCCAGGCCGCCGAGACCATCGACGTCTACCGCGACCCCAACTGCGGCTGCTGCAAGGCCTGGATCAGCCACCTGCGTGACAATGGTTTTACCGTCAACGACCACGTCGAGCCAAACATGAGCGCCGTCAAGCAACGCCTCGGCGTGGCGCCACGCCTTGCGTCGTGCCACACCGGGGTGATCGGCGGCAAGTTCGTCGAAGGCCACGTGCCGGCCGAGCAGGTGCGCCTGCTGGCCAAACGCAACGACCTCAAGGGCCTGGCGGTGCCGGGCATGCCCATGGGCTCGCCCGGCATGGAGATGGGTGACCACAAGGATGCCTACCAGGTCATCGGGGTGACCCAGGATGGCCAGGACACCGTGGTCGCCAACTACTGA
- a CDS encoding YqaA family protein: MLSLGALFLSAFGAATLLPLQSEAVLVGLLLRQPEAWATLLLVATLGNVLGSVVNWLLGRAIEHLRDKRWFPFSAAQLARAQQRYQRWGQWSLLLSWMPVIGDPLTLIAGIMREPFWRFLLLVTLAKAGRYAVLAMITLGWFHAW; encoded by the coding sequence ATGCTCAGCCTAGGGGCGCTGTTTCTCAGCGCCTTTGGTGCCGCCACCCTGCTACCGCTGCAATCGGAGGCTGTGCTGGTCGGCCTGTTGCTGCGCCAGCCCGAGGCCTGGGCGACCCTGCTGTTGGTAGCCACCCTGGGCAACGTGCTCGGCTCGGTGGTCAACTGGCTGCTGGGCCGGGCCATCGAGCACCTGCGCGACAAGCGCTGGTTCCCTTTCAGCGCTGCCCAACTGGCGCGTGCGCAGCAGCGCTACCAACGCTGGGGGCAATGGTCGCTGCTGCTCAGCTGGATGCCGGTGATCGGCGACCCGCTTACGCTGATCGCCGGGATAATGCGTGAGCCATTCTGGCGCTTCCTGTTGCTGGTGACCCTGGCCAAGGCTGGCCGCTATGCGGTGCTTGCGATGATTACCCTGGGCTGGTTTCACGCCTGGTAA
- a CDS encoding alpha/beta fold hydrolase, which produces MLRATALALACLASSSAIAAESPTYGPQLEGFSYPHPLKHFDFKSQGQALQMGYMDVPAQGQANGHNVVLMHGKNFCAATWETTIDALSKAGYRVIAPDQVGFCTSSKPAHYQYSFQQLADNTHALLEQLGVKQTIVLGHSTGGMLATRYALMYPQQVERLAMVNPIGLEDWKALGVPYRTVDQWYARELKLDAEGVRAYERKTYYAGRWKPEYERWVQMLVGLNKGPGHEAVAWNSALIYDMIFTQPVYHEFKHLQMPTLLLIGDKDTTAIGSDIAPPEVKARLGNYAELGPQVARLIPKGELITFEGMGHAPQIEEPVRFNRTLVEWLGK; this is translated from the coding sequence ATGCTGCGCGCAACCGCCCTTGCCCTGGCCTGCCTTGCCAGCAGTTCGGCCATCGCTGCCGAGTCGCCTACCTACGGCCCCCAGCTCGAAGGCTTCAGCTACCCGCACCCCCTCAAGCATTTCGACTTCAAGTCCCAGGGCCAGGCCCTGCAGATGGGCTACATGGACGTGCCCGCCCAAGGCCAGGCCAACGGCCACAACGTGGTGCTGATGCACGGCAAGAACTTCTGCGCCGCCACCTGGGAAACCACCATCGACGCCCTGAGCAAGGCCGGCTACCGGGTCATCGCGCCCGACCAGGTCGGCTTCTGCACGTCGAGCAAACCGGCGCATTACCAGTACAGCTTTCAACAACTGGCCGACAACACCCATGCCCTGCTCGAACAGCTGGGTGTGAAGCAAACCATTGTGCTCGGCCACTCCACCGGCGGCATGCTCGCCACCCGCTATGCGCTGATGTACCCCCAGCAGGTGGAACGCCTGGCAATGGTCAACCCGATCGGTCTGGAAGACTGGAAAGCCCTGGGGGTGCCCTACCGCACCGTGGACCAGTGGTATGCCCGCGAACTCAAACTGGATGCCGAAGGCGTACGTGCATATGAACGCAAAACCTATTACGCCGGGCGCTGGAAGCCTGAGTACGAACGCTGGGTGCAGATGCTGGTGGGCTTGAACAAAGGGCCGGGGCATGAAGCGGTGGCGTGGAACTCGGCGCTGATCTACGACATGATCTTCACCCAGCCGGTGTACCACGAGTTCAAGCACCTGCAGATGCCGACCCTGCTGCTGATCGGCGACAAGGACACCACGGCCATCGGCAGCGATATCGCGCCGCCGGAGGTAAAGGCCAGGCTGGGCAACTATGCAGAGCTGGGGCCGCAGGTGGCCAGGCTGATACCCAAAGGTGAGCTGATCACGTTCGAAGGCATGGGGCACGCGCCGCAAATCGAGGAACCGGTGCGGTTCAATCGCACCCTGGTCGAATGGCTGGGCAAGTGA
- a CDS encoding DinB family protein encodes MQPLSHYLLTQAYNNGWANHRLYKACLQLTQDEFVAPRCSFFPSIKATLNHLLTVDWFYLHMLECEQRGEQPDADGERFFDPEQPFATCTDLHAEQAQADHRLIAYCRGLSDGDLGRYVSVVRPDRVQREQRLRLLAHLFEHQVHHRGQVHAMLSDTAVRPPQLDEFFCEEEAELRAGDFAELGWTEEQVWKV; translated from the coding sequence ATGCAGCCGTTATCGCATTATCTGCTGACCCAGGCCTATAACAATGGCTGGGCCAATCACCGCCTGTACAAGGCCTGCCTGCAACTGACCCAGGACGAGTTCGTCGCCCCGCGTTGCAGCTTCTTCCCGTCGATCAAGGCCACCCTCAACCATTTGCTGACGGTGGATTGGTTCTACCTGCATATGCTCGAGTGCGAGCAGCGCGGCGAGCAGCCCGATGCCGACGGCGAACGCTTTTTCGACCCGGAACAGCCGTTTGCCACCTGCACCGACCTGCATGCCGAGCAGGCCCAGGCTGACCACCGTTTGATCGCCTACTGCCGGGGGCTGAGTGATGGCGACCTTGGCCGCTATGTGAGCGTCGTTCGGCCCGATCGGGTGCAGCGCGAGCAGCGGCTGCGTTTGCTGGCGCATCTGTTCGAACATCAGGTGCATCACCGTGGGCAGGTGCACGCGATGCTCAGTGATACAGCGGTCAGGCCACCACAGCTGGATGAGTTTTTCTGCGAGGAAGAGGCCGAGTTGCGGGCGGGCGACTTTGCCGAGCTGGGCTGGACAGAAGAGCAGGTCTGGAAAGTGTAA
- the zapE gene encoding cell division protein ZapE — protein sequence MALDPQTLYQQALSTRGYVADPAQARVVEALQACFQSLEQGRPTQGLYLWGPVGRGKTWLMDQFHQCLRIPSRRQHFHHFMAWVHQRLFQLNGTADPLLALAGELARQIRVLCFDELFVSDIGDAIILGRLFQVLFDQGVVIVATSNQPPEQLYRDGFNRERFLPAIAAIGRHMQVLPVAGEQDHRLHPGEARQRYWVAEAGQASQLGEVFRQLSPEDAGTDQPLGIGSRHIHVVRRSEQAIWCRFTDLCDQPLAAMEFMALCDRFPSILVSGIPALGGEQRAGRIARGTEDGAARVVAGDRELPALSPKDDAVRRFIALVDECYDRRVALYLEAQVPLDALYTQGYLAFPYQRTLSRLREMQLQRFA from the coding sequence ATGGCCCTCGACCCCCAAACCCTCTACCAGCAAGCCCTGAGCACTCGGGGCTACGTTGCTGACCCTGCCCAGGCCCGCGTCGTCGAGGCCTTGCAAGCCTGCTTCCAGTCCCTTGAGCAGGGCCGCCCCACCCAGGGCCTCTACCTCTGGGGCCCGGTCGGGCGCGGCAAGACCTGGCTGATGGACCAGTTCCACCAGTGTCTGCGCATACCGAGCCGGCGCCAGCACTTTCATCACTTCATGGCCTGGGTGCATCAACGCCTGTTTCAGCTCAACGGCACCGCCGACCCGCTGCTCGCCCTGGCGGGGGAGCTGGCGCGGCAGATCCGCGTGCTGTGCTTCGATGAATTGTTCGTCAGCGACATCGGTGATGCGATCATCCTCGGCCGCTTGTTCCAGGTATTGTTCGATCAGGGCGTGGTGATCGTCGCCACCTCCAACCAGCCACCCGAGCAGCTCTACCGCGATGGCTTCAACCGCGAGCGGTTCCTGCCAGCCATCGCCGCCATTGGTCGTCACATGCAGGTATTGCCGGTAGCAGGCGAGCAGGATCACCGCCTGCACCCCGGTGAGGCGCGGCAGCGCTATTGGGTAGCCGAGGCGGGGCAGGCCAGCCAGTTGGGCGAGGTGTTTCGCCAGCTCAGCCCGGAAGATGCCGGCACTGATCAGCCCTTGGGTATTGGCTCAAGGCACATTCACGTCGTGCGGCGCAGTGAGCAGGCTATCTGGTGCCGTTTCACCGATCTGTGCGATCAACCCTTGGCGGCCATGGAGTTCATGGCCTTGTGCGACCGTTTTCCCTCGATTCTGGTATCCGGCATTCCGGCGCTGGGCGGGGAGCAGCGGGCGGGGCGTATTGCCCGTGGCACCGAAGATGGCGCGGCGAGGGTAGTGGCGGGCGACCGTGAACTGCCTGCGCTGTCGCCCAAGGACGATGCGGTTCGCCGCTTCATTGCCCTGGTCGACGAATGCTATGACCGCCGGGTGGCGTTGTACCTGGAGGCACAGGTGCCGCTCGATGCCCTCTACACTCAAGGGTATCTGGCGTTCCCGTACCAGCGCACCCTGAGCCGGCTACGGGAGATGCAACTGCAACGCTTCGCCTGA
- a CDS encoding PQQ-dependent sugar dehydrogenase, with protein sequence MLRAHWLATLTAAALLPLWAHAAAEQRFPSEEGTLIVDTLADGLRNPWALAFLPGGKDMLVTERAGNLRLVNAEGKVGPSISGVPKVWAEGQGGLLDVALSPEFGKDRTVYLSYAEEGSDGKAGTAVGRGQLSEDRARLENFTVIFRQQPKLSVGNHFGSRLVFDRDGYLFIALGENNQRPTAQDLDKLQGKVVRILPDGEVPKDNPFVGKDNVRPEIWSYGHRNQQGAALNPWTGQLWTHEHGPRGGDEINIPKPGKNYGWPIATHGINYSLLPIPEAKGEHVDGMVDPHHVWEKSPGISGMAFYDSPTFKAWDHNLFIGALATQELIRLQLDGDKVVHEERLLGDLKARIRDVRVGPDGYLYVLTDDKDGALLKVGLAD encoded by the coding sequence ATGCTTCGAGCACACTGGCTAGCCACCCTGACCGCCGCTGCGCTACTGCCACTGTGGGCGCATGCAGCGGCCGAACAGCGGTTCCCCAGCGAAGAAGGCACCTTGATCGTCGACACGCTTGCCGATGGCCTGCGCAACCCCTGGGCCCTGGCCTTCCTGCCCGGTGGCAAGGACATGCTGGTGACCGAGCGCGCCGGCAACCTGCGGCTGGTCAATGCCGAAGGCAAGGTTGGCCCGTCGATCAGCGGTGTACCCAAGGTCTGGGCCGAAGGCCAGGGCGGCTTGCTGGATGTGGCGCTGTCACCGGAGTTCGGCAAGGACCGCACCGTCTACCTGTCCTACGCCGAGGAGGGCAGTGACGGCAAGGCCGGTACTGCAGTCGGCCGCGGGCAGCTGTCCGAAGACCGCGCCCGGCTGGAGAATTTCACCGTGATCTTCCGCCAGCAGCCCAAGCTGTCGGTGGGTAACCACTTCGGCTCGCGGCTGGTGTTCGACCGCGACGGCTACCTGTTCATCGCCCTGGGCGAGAACAACCAACGTCCCACTGCCCAGGACCTGGACAAGTTGCAAGGCAAGGTCGTGCGTATTCTGCCGGACGGCGAAGTGCCCAAAGACAACCCCTTCGTCGGCAAGGACAACGTGCGCCCGGAGATCTGGTCGTACGGCCACCGTAATCAGCAAGGCGCCGCGCTCAACCCCTGGACCGGCCAACTATGGACCCACGAACACGGCCCGCGCGGAGGGGATGAAATCAACATCCCAAAGCCTGGCAAGAATTATGGTTGGCCGATTGCGACCCACGGCATCAACTACTCGTTGCTGCCCATCCCCGAGGCCAAGGGCGAGCATGTGGACGGCATGGTCGACCCGCACCATGTATGGGAAAAGTCACCGGGTATCAGCGGTATGGCTTTCTACGACAGCCCAACGTTCAAGGCCTGGGACCACAATCTGTTCATAGGGGCGCTGGCCACGCAGGAATTGATCCGCTTGCAACTGGATGGCGACAAGGTGGTGCACGAAGAGCGGTTGCTCGGTGACCTGAAGGCGCGTATCCGTGATGTGCGGGTGGGGCCAGATGGTTACCTGTATGTACTGACCGATGACAAGGATGGCGCGCTACTCAAGGTCGGCCTGGCCGACTGA
- the speB gene encoding agmatinase — protein MDQAASNDQAMTRDSLYGTAAESTYAGVVSFSRRRYSRDLRGVDVVVSGVPFDTATSNRPGARFGPRAIRAASVQQAWARHWPWAFDPFDHLAVIDYGDCPFDSGTPQSVPDSIEAHAEHILQAGCAMLTLGGDHFISYPLLKAHARRHGPLALIHFDAHSDTWPDEAGKRIDHGTMFWHAAREGLVDPAHSVQIGLRTTNDDSQGFAILDARQVHRQGTEAVIAAIRQRVGERPVYLTFDIDCLDPAYAPGTGTPVCGGLSTVQALEILGGLRGINLVGMDLVEVAPAYDHADITALAGATLAMEMLCLYAARHKVDNGQ, from the coding sequence GTGGACCAAGCCGCAAGCAATGACCAGGCCATGACCCGCGATAGCCTGTATGGTACCGCCGCAGAAAGCACCTACGCTGGTGTTGTCAGTTTCTCCCGCCGCCGCTACAGCCGCGACTTGCGCGGTGTGGATGTGGTGGTCAGCGGTGTGCCGTTCGACACGGCCACCAGTAACCGCCCCGGCGCGCGCTTCGGCCCGCGGGCGATCCGTGCTGCCTCGGTCCAGCAGGCCTGGGCCCGCCACTGGCCGTGGGCGTTCGACCCGTTCGACCACCTGGCGGTCATCGACTATGGCGACTGTCCCTTCGACAGCGGCACGCCGCAGTCGGTACCGGACAGCATCGAGGCCCATGCCGAGCACATTCTGCAGGCGGGTTGCGCCATGCTGACCCTTGGTGGCGACCACTTCATCAGCTACCCGCTGCTCAAGGCTCACGCCCGCCGCCATGGCCCGCTGGCGCTGATCCATTTCGATGCGCACAGTGACACCTGGCCGGACGAGGCGGGCAAGCGCATCGACCACGGCACCATGTTCTGGCATGCCGCCCGCGAAGGCCTGGTTGACCCCGCCCACTCGGTGCAGATTGGCCTGCGCACGACCAATGACGACAGCCAGGGCTTTGCCATTCTCGACGCCAGGCAAGTGCACCGCCAGGGCACAGAGGCGGTGATTGCAGCGATTCGCCAGCGGGTGGGCGAGCGGCCGGTGTACTTGACCTTCGACATCGACTGCCTCGATCCGGCCTACGCGCCCGGTACCGGAACGCCGGTGTGTGGCGGGCTGAGCACGGTGCAGGCGCTGGAGATTCTGGGTGGGCTGCGTGGCATCAACCTGGTAGGCATGGACTTGGTGGAAGTGGCGCCAGCCTATGACCATGCCGATATCACCGCGTTGGCCGGGGCAACCCTGGCCATGGAGATGCTGTGCCTGTATGCGGCGCGGCACAAGGTGGACAACGGCCAGTAG
- a CDS encoding extracellular solute-binding protein → MRRSLCLLSLVLALPLQAEEKVVNLYSWADYVAPQTLQRFEQETGYKVRYDTFDTPEVLETKLLTGGSGYDVVVPSSTVLARALKAHALQPLDAQAMPGYGNLDKDLLGKLAEVDPGNRHAVPYTWGTLGLGVNVEAVRQRLGDVPLDSLDLLFKPEYATRLKGCGIALPDSPQEVIGVALNYLGKDPYSQNKDDLAAAQNLLSQLQPSISYVANGRQINDLANGSVCLALTYNGDAAMAADQARRAGKPFEVIYRIPREGTLVWQDNLVIPKDAPHPEAAWAFIAFMLKPESVAALTNTLFFANANQAATPLVDEAVRNDPDIYPSAEVRQRLYADRSMALADLRQRNRLWTAFRSRQ, encoded by the coding sequence ATGCGTCGATCGTTGTGCCTTTTGTCTCTGGTTCTGGCCCTGCCGCTGCAGGCCGAAGAAAAGGTCGTCAACCTCTACAGCTGGGCCGATTACGTCGCCCCGCAAACCCTGCAGCGCTTCGAACAGGAAACGGGCTACAAGGTGCGGTACGACACCTTTGACACCCCCGAAGTGCTGGAAACCAAGCTGTTGACCGGTGGTAGCGGCTACGACGTGGTGGTGCCGTCATCCACCGTGCTGGCCCGAGCGCTCAAGGCCCATGCCCTGCAACCGCTGGACGCTCAGGCCATGCCTGGTTATGGCAACCTCGACAAGGACCTGCTGGGCAAACTGGCCGAGGTTGACCCCGGCAACCGCCATGCTGTGCCGTACACCTGGGGCACGCTGGGCCTGGGGGTAAATGTGGAGGCAGTACGCCAGCGCCTTGGCGATGTACCGCTGGACAGCCTCGACCTGTTGTTCAAGCCCGAGTACGCCACCCGCCTGAAGGGTTGCGGCATCGCTTTGCCTGACTCGCCCCAGGAGGTGATCGGCGTAGCCCTGAACTACCTGGGCAAGGACCCTTACAGCCAGAACAAGGATGACCTGGCTGCCGCGCAGAACCTGCTCAGCCAGCTGCAGCCGTCGATCAGCTACGTTGCCAACGGCCGGCAGATCAACGACCTGGCCAATGGCAGCGTGTGCCTGGCATTGACCTACAACGGTGATGCCGCGATGGCCGCCGACCAGGCCCGGCGTGCCGGCAAGCCGTTCGAGGTGATCTACCGCATCCCCCGCGAAGGCACGCTGGTATGGCAGGACAACCTGGTCATCCCCAAGGACGCCCCGCACCCCGAGGCCGCATGGGCGTTCATCGCCTTCATGCTCAAGCCAGAGTCGGTGGCAGCGCTGACCAATACGCTGTTCTTCGCCAATGCCAACCAGGCTGCCACGCCGCTGGTGGACGAAGCGGTGCGCAACGACCCGGATATCTATCCGTCGGCCGAGGTGCGTCAGCGTCTGTATGCCGACCGCAGCATGGCCTTGGCCGACCTGCGCCAACGCAACCGTCTGTGGACCGCCTTCCGCAGCCGGCAGTAG
- a CDS encoding LysR family transcriptional regulator: MLGQVHDPDLHLLRLFVTVVEAGGFSAAQGVLGLSQPTISQRMAQLEARLGYRLCSRGKGGFRLTEKGELLLEAARGLLLNIEQFRQQANGVAGRLLGTVRIGMAENQDKAVSLKLAAAIAAFRRREESVQLELVSAPPAELERLLLEQRLDYAISYFSGNQAAFDYQPLFAERQRLYCGRGHVLYGETDVGLERLLDMDQVRHPYRFLKGGEPFQSRRSTAVAEQIESVLTFILSGQHIGYLPCHCAQAWEAEGLLWALDPELDFAVPFTLARHRAQGVGEAAHVFAQDLLAAFA; encoded by the coding sequence ATGCTCGGACAAGTGCACGATCCCGACCTGCACCTGCTGCGGCTGTTCGTCACTGTAGTCGAGGCAGGTGGCTTCAGCGCCGCTCAAGGCGTGCTGGGCCTGAGCCAGCCCACCATCAGCCAGCGCATGGCGCAACTGGAGGCACGCTTGGGTTACCGCCTGTGCAGCCGCGGCAAGGGTGGTTTTCGCCTGACGGAAAAAGGTGAATTGCTATTGGAGGCGGCGCGTGGGCTACTGCTGAACATCGAGCAGTTTCGCCAGCAGGCCAACGGCGTTGCCGGGCGGCTGCTGGGGACTGTGCGCATAGGCATGGCGGAAAATCAGGACAAGGCGGTGAGCCTGAAACTGGCGGCGGCCATTGCGGCATTTCGCAGGCGAGAGGAATCGGTGCAACTGGAGCTTGTCAGTGCACCGCCGGCGGAGCTGGAACGGCTGTTGCTGGAACAGCGGCTGGACTATGCCATCAGCTATTTTTCCGGCAACCAGGCGGCCTTTGATTACCAGCCCTTGTTCGCGGAACGACAGCGGCTGTATTGCGGCAGGGGGCATGTGCTGTACGGCGAAACGGATGTTGGGCTTGAGCGGTTGCTGGACATGGACCAGGTGCGCCATCCGTACCGTTTTCTCAAAGGGGGCGAACCGTTCCAGAGCAGACGCAGCACGGCAGTGGCGGAGCAGATCGAAAGCGTGCTGACGTTCATTCTGTCTGGGCAGCATATTGGCTACTTGCCATGCCATTGTGCACAGGCCTGGGAGGCCGAGGGGCTGTTATGGGCGCTGGACCCTGAGCTTGATTTTGCGGTGCCGTTCACCCTGGCCCGGCACCGGGCACAGGGGGTTGGCGAGGCAGCCCATGTATTTGCGCAGGATTTGCTGGCGGCGTTTGCCTGA